Proteins from a genomic interval of Oncorhynchus nerka isolate Pitt River linkage group LG13, Oner_Uvic_2.0, whole genome shotgun sequence:
- the LOC115140430 gene encoding uncharacterized protein LOC115140430 produces the protein MTALDITLFFQAQFTHQRLPTSLPPSLPTSASPPAYPTVYPPAPPHQLTPQFTHQRLPTSLPNSLPTSASPPAYPPVYPPAPPHPFTHQRLPTSLFTNLPTSVYPPAPPHQRLPTSLPTSASPPAYPPAPPHQLTHQFTHQRLPTSLPTSASPPAYTPVYPPAYLPVPPTSLPTGLPTSASHQLIHQLTHQCLPPVYPPAYPPVPPTSLPTSASHQLTHQLTHQFTHQLTQPVYAPVPPTSLLTSASHQLTHQLTHQCLPPAYSPAYLPVPPTSLPTSASHQITHQFTHHLPTSASPAAYPAAYPPVPPTSLPTSASHQCLPNSLPSSFPTSASPPVPPLQLTHECLPTSLPPTSLPTSLPTSLPTSLPTSASPPAYPPVPPSSLPTSAYPPVPTRQCLPTSASPPVYPPAYPPAYPPVPPHQLTHQCLPPAYPPAYPPVPPTSLPTSASHQLTHQCLPLDYPPVPPTRLPTSLLTSASPPAYPPVPPQQLTQQLTHQCLPPAYPPVPPTSASPTAYPAAFPPVPLHQCLPSSLPTSASPPAYLQPAYPPVYPPAYPPAYPPVPPHQLTHQCLPPAYPPVPTHQCLPASAYPPVPPHQFTHQVTHQLTHQCLPTSLPTSASLQLTHQCLPTSAYPPVPTHQCLPTSLPTSCLPTSAYPSVPTHQCLPPAYPPAPPTALTNLRHRRIKARMGPLSLCPPVFLSLNMRLLLAAVAVVVSSGSTWKQMVSRDGEDGIQP, from the exons ATGACAGCACTCGACATCACTTTGTTCTTTCAAGCGCAGTTTACCCACCAGCGCCTCCCCACCAGCTTACCCCCCAGTTTACCCACCAGCGCCTCCCCACCAGCTTACCCAACAGTTTACCCACCAGCGCCTCCCCACCAGCTTACCCCCCAGTTTACCCACCAGCGCCTCCCCACCAGCTTACCCAACAGTTTACCCACCAGCGCCTCCCCACCAGCTTACCCACCAGTTTACCCACCAGCGCCTCCCCACCCGTTTACTCACCAGCGCCTCCCCACCAGCTTATTCACCAATTTACCCACCAGTGTTTACCCACCAGCGCCTCCCCACCAGCGCCTCCCCACCAGCTTACCCACCAGCGCCTCCCCACCAGCTTACCCACCAGCGCCTCCCCACCAGCTTACCCACCAGTTTACCCACCAGCGCCTCCCCACCAGCTTACCCACCAGTGCCTCCCCACCTGCTTACACACCAGTTTACCCACCCGCTTACCTACCAGTGCCTCCCACCAGTTTACCCACCGGTTTACCCACCAGTGCCTCCCACCAGCTTATCCACCAGCTTACTCACCAGTGCCTCCCACCAGTTTACCCACCAGCTTACCCACCAGTGCCTCCCACCAGTTTACCCACCAGTGCCTCCCACCAGCTTACTCACCAGCTTACCCACCAGTTTACCCACCAGCTTACCCAACCGGTTTACGCACCAGTGCCTCCCACCAGCTTACTCACCAGTGCCTCCCACCAGCTTACCCACCAGCTTACCCACCAGTGCCTCCCACCAGCTTACTCACCAGCTTACCTACCAGTGCCTCCCACCAGTTTACCCACCAGTGCCTCCCACCAGATTACCCACCAGTTTACCCACCA TTTACCCACCAGTGCCTCCCCAGCAGCTTACCCAGCAGCTTACCCACCAGTGCCTCCCACCAGCTTACCCACCAGTGCCTCCCACCAGTGCCTCCCCAACAGCTTACCCAGCAGCTTTCCCACCAGTGCCTCTCCACCAGTGCCTCCCCTCCAGCTTACCCACGAGTGCCTCCCCACCAGCTTACCTCCAACCAGCTTACCCACCAGTTTACCCACCAGCTTACCCACCAGCTTACCCACCAGTGCCTCCCCACCAGCTTACCCACCAGTGCCTCCCTCCAGCTTACCCACCAGTGCCTACCCACCAGTGCCTACCCGCCAGTGCCTACCCACCAGTGCCTCCCCACCAGTTTACCCACCAGCTTACCCACCAGCTTACCCACCAGTGCCTCCCCACCAGCTTACCCACCAGTGCCTCCCTCCAGCTTACCCACCAGCTTACCCACCAGTGCCTCCCACCAGTTTACCCACCAGTGCCTCCCACCAGCTTACCCACCAGTGCCTCCCACTAGATTACCCACCAGTGCCTCCCACTAGATTACCCACCAGTTTACTCACCAGTGCCTCCCCACCAGCTTACCCACCAGTGCCTCCCCAGCAGCTTACCCAGCAGCTTACCCACCAGTGCCTCCCACCAGCTTACCCACCAGTGCCTCCCACCAGTGCCTCCCCAACAGCTTACCCAGCAGCTTTCCCACCAGTGCCTCTCCACCAGTGCCTCCCCTCCAGCTTACCCACGAGTGCCTCCCCACCAGCTTACCTCCAACCAGCTTACCCACCAGTTTACCCACCAGCTTACCCACCAGCTTACCCACCAGTGCCTCCCCACCAGCTTACCCACCAGTGCCTCCCTCCAGCTTACCCACCAGTGCCTACCCACCAGTGCCTACCCGCCAGTGCCTACCCACCAGTGCCTCCCCACCAGTTTACCCACCAGGTTACCCACCAGCTTACCCACCAGTGCCTCCCCACCAGCTTACCCACCAGTGCCTCCCTCCAGCTTACCCACCAGTGCCTACCCACCAGTGCCTACCCGCCAGTGCCTACCCACCAGTGCCTCCCCACCAGCTTACCCACCAGCTGCCTACCCACCAGTGCCTACCCATCAGTGCCTACCCACCAGTGCCTCCCACCAGCTTACCCACCAGCACCTCCCACTGCCCTTACAAATCTACGACACAG AAGGATCAAGGCGAGGATGGGCCCCCTTTCTCTTTGTCCTCCGGTGTTTCTCTCCTTAAACATGCGCCTCCTCCTGGCCGCTGTAGCTGTGGTGGTCTCCTCCGGCTCCACATGGAAACAGATGGTATCAAGG